The Nitrospira sp. sequence GCATGGAGAGTGTGGAAAGGGTGGAGGCACGGCTCTCGCCTGGGTCAGCTCCGAAGATACATTTTCGGGACTGCCGTCAGTCCCTCGATGAGCGAGGCCCAGCCGAGTTTGGACTGGCCTTGGATACGATCACTGAAGCGGATAGGTAATTCATGTACGTTGGCGCCCAGTCGCACGGCTCGCCAGGCCAGCTCGACTTGGAAGATGTACCCTTTGGCCCTCACGGTTTCGAGATCCATCTTCTCCAAAAGCTCGCGACGATAGCAGCGGAATCCTCCTGTCCAGTCATGGATATTCGAGCCGAGGAAGAGACTGACATACGTGTTGCCGCAACGAGAGACCAACCGCCGGCGTGCGTTCCAATTTTCCGTCCCACCGCCCGGTACATAGCGGCTTCCAATTACGAGGTCGGCGGTGCGGCTGCGGTGTACCAAGCGAGGCAGATCCCACGGAGCGTGGCTGAAATCACAATCCATCTCAATGATACGATCATACTTTCGGTGCAACGCCCATTCGAATCCCGCGAGATAGGCCGGTCCAAGCC is a genomic window containing:
- a CDS encoding polyprenol monophosphomannose synthase yields the protein MLIVLPTYNERSNLEALVTAIGRYLVADTLIVDDNSPDGTGQLADELSCRHGHVHVLHRARKEGLGPAYLAGFEWALHRKYDRIIEMDCDFSHAPWDLPRLVHRSRTADLVIGSRYVPGGGTENWNARRRLVSRCGNTYVSLFLGSNIHDWTGGFRCYRRELLEKMDLETVRAKGYIFQVELAWRAVRLGANVHELPIRFSDRIQGQSKLGWASLIEGLTAVPKMYLRS